In the genome of Actinomadura graeca, one region contains:
- a CDS encoding YncE family protein, whose product MRPRGRRAGATAIPLALALTLAGCGSPVPFHRPGEGSADEPVAALGGAAPYFSPAPAAPPARNLEAPAPPPGGSAPVAPPGGPVYAATGAGMIAPVARDMPPRLYVANGRVIDVIDPGTARIVRRLGAGGEASRVVPSWDLRRLWAADTAHGTLVPVGPRSGRRGRPRGVAAPEGLYFTPDGRDALVLAGRERRIDVRDPRTMLPRASVPLPCAARHADFSPDGAFLVASCPAGRLVRVDVPGRRVAGTVRLPSGARPGDLRLSPDGTGFFVADPVRGGVWVVDARRSARPGFVPTAPGARGLAISRDARRLFVVGGGTVTAVEFGTRRIAGRWPLPHGGSPVPGGVSSDGAALWLADASGLVYALSTRTGKVLRKVWVGGRPSGLIVHPQPGRYSLGGSGLYR is encoded by the coding sequence ATGCGACCTCGTGGACGACGGGCAGGTGCCACCGCGATCCCGCTCGCCCTGGCACTGACGCTGGCCGGGTGCGGGTCGCCCGTCCCGTTCCACCGGCCCGGGGAGGGATCCGCGGACGAGCCGGTGGCGGCGCTGGGCGGTGCCGCGCCCTACTTCAGCCCGGCCCCCGCGGCACCGCCCGCGCGGAACCTGGAGGCGCCCGCACCGCCGCCCGGCGGGTCGGCGCCGGTCGCGCCGCCCGGCGGACCCGTCTACGCCGCGACCGGCGCGGGCATGATCGCCCCGGTCGCGCGGGACATGCCACCGCGGCTGTACGTCGCGAACGGGCGGGTCATCGACGTCATCGACCCGGGGACGGCGCGGATCGTCCGGCGGCTCGGCGCGGGAGGGGAGGCGTCGCGGGTCGTCCCGTCCTGGGACCTGCGGCGGCTGTGGGCCGCCGACACCGCCCACGGCACGCTGGTGCCGGTCGGCCCGCGCAGCGGCAGGCGCGGCCGCCCGCGCGGCGTCGCCGCGCCCGAGGGCCTCTACTTCACCCCCGACGGCCGCGACGCGCTGGTCCTCGCCGGACGGGAACGCCGCATCGACGTCCGCGACCCGCGCACGATGCTGCCGCGCGCGTCGGTGCCGCTGCCGTGCGCCGCGCGGCACGCGGACTTCTCCCCCGACGGCGCGTTCCTGGTGGCGAGCTGCCCTGCGGGACGGCTCGTCCGGGTGGACGTGCCGGGGCGGCGCGTCGCCGGGACCGTCCGGCTGCCCTCGGGCGCGCGGCCCGGTGACCTGCGGCTGTCACCCGACGGCACCGGGTTCTTCGTGGCCGACCCGGTCAGGGGCGGCGTGTGGGTCGTGGACGCCCGGCGGTCCGCCCGGCCCGGCTTCGTCCCGACCGCGCCGGGCGCCCGGGGCCTCGCGATCAGCCGGGACGCGCGGCGGCTGTTCGTCGTCGGCGGCGGCACGGTGACCGCCGTCGAGTTCGGCACCCGGCGGATCGCGGGCCGCTGGCCGCTCCCCCACGGCGGCTCCCCCGTACCCGGCGGCGTGTCCTCGGACGGGGCCGCGCTGTGGCTGGCCGACGCCTCCGGCCTGGTCTACGCCCTGTCCACGCGGACCGGCAAGGTGCTGCGGAAGGTGTGGGTGGGCGGACGCCCGTCAGGGCTGATCGTCCACCCCCAGCCAGGCCGCTACTCCCTAGGCGGCAGCGGTCTGTATAGATGA
- a CDS encoding bacterial transcriptional activator domain-containing protein, which yields MQGRRGPREVAAGLGAVAALAALIGGIPYTLLTLFGSPLPGGMPAASDLTHRLGPGSLITILVALVWLAWVQLALCVIVEVYAGVRGVGVPARVPLAGGTQSLVHRLVVTALLLFTATSVIMPALSGKLAQHPPVHAQAATPAQSQTFVRVQDAPVDPAAEAAAPVAEPLAAGQPDKGRTTKIYRVQPPEGRHHESLWEIAEKCLGDGRRYKEIHSLNKGRVQPDGSKLSIASLIRPGWILEMPSDAKGARVVPVTDLDDYYRHGHAAPDRDPAPSKPAPAKPAPAKPAPAKPAPAKPAPAKPDPAPTAPAKPAPAQPAPSKPAPSQPAPSQPAPSKPAPQVPAPQQSQHPEPEHPPARGGANGPSGEMNGGADNGGASVPGHEDDDHALPFDLGWEHGLAAASLLGAGLLTALGRRRRAQMWNRAFGRMIVRPEGAAAETERALRIGADDDAARLLDLGLRHLSKSMAAGGRALPTVYGVHLGRESLDLWIAPADRNPPAPWQAFDDGQVWRLHADALDGIEASDPSLGTGDVLAPYPGLVSIGTNDNGRILVDLEAAHGLIALRGPEDTRRAALAAVALELATNRWSDHMRITLVGFGAEFGEGLAEIAPDRIRSVPALQDALPELEGRSEEVRQALAASGVDSVLTGRCRGVFGEAWMPHYLIMADRPSEREADRLVALARTGTRMAAGYLVAGEVQGATWTWDVDAEGRLHAGVLGFQVDAQLVGEPQYRGVFELFRTAGRLDAVPLPEPAGGAEPPTAQQSSADIRLLGPIEIEAPGPMDESRRALCTEVLVYLAAHPNGVHPTVLGGAIWPRGVTAGIRDACVARVSDWLGRDARGRPNLYYDDRGRIRLGSEVRVDLAVFRWLVWRSAAEPASEAAYMSYALDLVRGPLLADRPRGHYAWLASHDLEYEAAARVVDVAHRLVLLRLEEGDARGAVGAARAGLRLAPEDEGLWRDLLRAAHATGDTAQVQAVAGELRGRIARDPLLDRLQPETEALMEELLPGWHQVPSR from the coding sequence GTGCAGGGACGCCGCGGCCCGCGCGAGGTGGCGGCCGGCCTCGGCGCCGTCGCGGCGCTGGCCGCGCTGATCGGCGGCATCCCCTACACGCTGCTGACGCTGTTCGGATCACCGCTCCCCGGCGGGATGCCCGCCGCGTCCGACCTCACGCACCGGCTCGGGCCCGGGTCGCTCATCACCATCCTGGTCGCGCTGGTGTGGCTCGCCTGGGTTCAGCTCGCCCTGTGCGTGATCGTCGAGGTGTACGCGGGGGTCCGCGGCGTCGGGGTGCCCGCGCGGGTGCCGCTCGCGGGCGGCACGCAGTCGCTCGTCCACCGGCTGGTCGTCACGGCGCTGCTGCTGTTCACCGCCACGTCCGTGATCATGCCCGCGCTGTCCGGGAAGCTGGCGCAGCATCCGCCGGTGCACGCGCAGGCGGCGACGCCCGCGCAGTCGCAGACGTTCGTCCGCGTGCAGGACGCGCCGGTGGACCCCGCCGCGGAGGCGGCCGCGCCGGTCGCCGAGCCGCTCGCCGCGGGTCAGCCGGACAAGGGCCGCACCACCAAGATCTACCGTGTGCAGCCGCCCGAGGGCCGCCACCACGAGAGCCTCTGGGAGATCGCCGAGAAGTGCCTCGGCGACGGACGCCGCTACAAGGAGATCCACTCCCTCAACAAGGGCCGCGTGCAGCCGGACGGCAGCAAGCTGAGCATCGCGAGCCTGATCCGTCCCGGGTGGATCCTGGAGATGCCGTCGGACGCCAAGGGCGCGAGGGTCGTGCCCGTCACGGACCTCGACGACTACTACCGGCACGGGCACGCCGCCCCCGACCGGGACCCGGCCCCCTCGAAGCCCGCGCCTGCCAAGCCCGCGCCTGCCAAGCCCGCGCCTGCCAAGCCCGCGCCTGCCAAGCCCGCGCCTGCCAAGCCCGATCCCGCGCCGACGGCACCGGCGAAGCCCGCGCCCGCGCAGCCCGCGCCGTCCAAGCCCGCCCCGTCGCAGCCTGCGCCGTCCCAGCCCGCCCCGTCCAAGCCCGCGCCGCAGGTCCCGGCACCCCAGCAGTCCCAGCACCCCGAGCCCGAGCACCCACCGGCGCGCGGCGGCGCGAACGGCCCGTCCGGTGAGATGAACGGCGGCGCGGACAACGGCGGCGCGTCCGTCCCCGGCCATGAGGACGACGACCACGCCCTGCCGTTCGACCTCGGCTGGGAGCACGGCCTCGCGGCGGCGTCGCTGCTCGGCGCCGGGCTGCTCACCGCGCTCGGCCGCCGCCGCCGCGCGCAGATGTGGAACCGCGCGTTCGGACGCATGATCGTCCGGCCGGAGGGCGCGGCCGCCGAGACCGAGCGGGCGCTGCGGATCGGCGCCGACGACGACGCGGCCCGCCTCCTCGACCTCGGGCTGCGGCACCTGTCGAAGTCCATGGCCGCGGGCGGCCGTGCGCTGCCCACCGTGTACGGCGTGCACCTCGGCCGCGAGAGCCTCGACCTGTGGATCGCGCCCGCCGACCGGAACCCGCCCGCGCCCTGGCAGGCGTTCGACGACGGCCAGGTGTGGCGGCTCCACGCGGACGCCCTCGACGGCATCGAGGCGTCCGACCCCTCCCTCGGCACGGGCGACGTCCTCGCCCCCTACCCGGGGCTCGTGTCGATCGGCACCAACGACAACGGCCGGATCCTGGTCGACCTGGAGGCCGCGCACGGGCTGATCGCGCTGCGCGGGCCCGAGGACACCCGCCGCGCCGCGCTCGCCGCGGTCGCGCTGGAACTGGCCACCAACCGCTGGTCCGACCACATGCGCATCACGCTCGTCGGGTTCGGCGCCGAGTTCGGCGAGGGGCTCGCGGAGATCGCGCCCGACCGGATCCGGTCCGTCCCGGCGCTCCAGGACGCGCTGCCGGAACTGGAGGGGCGCAGCGAGGAGGTGCGGCAGGCCCTCGCCGCCTCCGGCGTCGACTCCGTCCTCACCGGCCGGTGCCGGGGCGTGTTCGGCGAGGCGTGGATGCCGCACTACCTGATCATGGCGGACCGTCCGTCCGAGCGGGAGGCCGACCGGCTGGTCGCGCTGGCCCGCACCGGCACCCGCATGGCGGCGGGCTACCTCGTCGCCGGAGAGGTGCAGGGCGCCACCTGGACGTGGGACGTCGACGCCGAGGGACGGCTGCACGCCGGGGTGCTCGGCTTCCAGGTCGACGCGCAGCTCGTCGGGGAACCGCAGTACCGGGGCGTGTTCGAGCTGTTCCGGACGGCGGGCCGCCTCGACGCGGTGCCGCTGCCCGAGCCGGCGGGCGGTGCCGAGCCGCCGACCGCGCAGCAGTCGTCCGCCGACATCCGGCTGCTCGGCCCGATCGAGATCGAGGCGCCCGGCCCGATGGACGAGAGCCGCCGCGCCCTGTGCACGGAGGTGCTGGTCTACCTCGCCGCGCACCCGAACGGCGTGCACCCGACCGTGCTCGGCGGCGCGATCTGGCCGCGCGGGGTGACCGCGGGCATACGCGACGCGTGCGTGGCCCGCGTGTCCGACTGGCTCGGCCGGGACGCGCGCGGCCGCCCGAACCTGTACTACGACGACCGGGGCCGCATCCGGCTCGGCTCGGAGGTGCGGGTCGACCTCGCGGTGTTCCGGTGGCTGGTGTGGCGGTCGGCGGCCGAGCCCGCGTCCGAGGCCGCCTACATGTCCTACGCGCTGGACCTGGTCCGCGGGCCGCTCCTCGCCGACCGGCCGCGCGGCCACTACGCGTGGCTGGCCTCGCACGACCTGGAGTACGAGGCGGCGGCGCGCGTCGTGGACGTCGCGCACCGGTTGGTCCTGCTGCGCCTGGAGGAGGGCGACGCGCGCGGCGCGGTCGGCGCCGCCCGCGCGGGCCTGCGGCTCGCACCCGAGGACGAGGGACTCTGGCGCGACCTGCTCCGCGCCGCCCACGCCACCGGCGACACGGCCCAGGTCCAGGCCGTGGCCGGTGAACTGCGCGGCCGCATCGCCCGCGACCCCCTGCTCGACCGGCTCCAACCCGAGACAGAGGCACTGATGGAGGAACTCCTCCCAGGCTGGCACCAGGTGCCCTCCCGCTGA
- a CDS encoding TadE/TadG family type IV pilus assembly protein: MAARLHGRLAARIRDRLGARLGASRRDRGSVAMYVVLFTPVVFMLAGLLVDGGLAIHARQRAADMAEQAARAGANEIDTDALRETGKPVLAPDRARAAACGLLASYPDRIAGSDCDADAQEVAVTVRIRVEPQFLGIIPGFGDFQMTSSATAHPVTGGDDR, from the coding sequence CACGGTCGGCTGGCCGCGCGGATCCGAGACCGGCTCGGCGCGCGGCTCGGCGCGTCCCGCCGCGACCGGGGCTCCGTCGCGATGTACGTCGTGCTGTTCACCCCCGTCGTGTTCATGCTCGCGGGCCTGCTCGTGGACGGCGGCCTGGCGATCCACGCCCGGCAGCGCGCCGCCGACATGGCCGAGCAGGCGGCCCGGGCCGGTGCCAACGAGATCGACACCGACGCGCTCCGCGAGACCGGCAAGCCGGTGCTCGCGCCCGACCGGGCCCGCGCCGCCGCCTGCGGCCTGCTGGCCTCCTACCCGGACCGGATCGCCGGATCCGACTGCGACGCCGATGCGCAGGAGGTCGCCGTCACCGTCCGGATCCGGGTCGAACCGCAGTTCCTGGGCATCATCCCCGGCTTCGGCGACTTCCAGATGACCTCCAGTGCCACCGCCCATCCCGTCACGGGAGGGGACGACAGGTGA
- a CDS encoding NYN domain-containing protein, with the protein MATSEFVPQPARYAVFVDAGYLYAASGALLLGCGSRREYRVAAEKLIKALTSHADDQLVGELLRVYWFDAAPKRQPTVDQRVIANLPLVKLRLGNLNAQGQQKGVDAQLRADLEALARHRAITDAVLLAGDEDMLPAVEAAQRYGVRVHLWGVEPTHGSNQAEWLVWESDTVEVLPADFLRPYFTKAKVLPVPAPGTAAAARDAAAAHRTSPVPSPSQVFAGKPPVKQPAPAPAAVRTAVPVGAGHATPATVAASMNSAAAAASDGKLGPDRNHMLEIGEHVAQKWIFERGRDNIRDLLPGPILPPVIDKELLIEAEKELGGSLRPYQEARTWLRDGFWERVYREFGIGIGKSD; encoded by the coding sequence ATGGCCACCTCGGAGTTCGTCCCACAGCCCGCGCGGTACGCCGTTTTCGTCGACGCGGGATACCTTTACGCGGCCTCCGGGGCGCTGCTGCTCGGCTGTGGTTCCCGGCGCGAGTACCGCGTCGCCGCGGAGAAGCTGATCAAGGCGTTGACCAGCCACGCCGACGACCAGCTGGTCGGCGAGCTGCTGCGCGTCTACTGGTTCGACGCCGCGCCCAAGCGGCAGCCGACGGTGGACCAGCGCGTGATCGCGAACCTGCCGCTGGTGAAGCTGCGGCTGGGGAACCTGAACGCCCAGGGCCAGCAGAAGGGCGTGGACGCCCAGCTGCGCGCCGACCTTGAGGCCCTCGCCCGGCACCGCGCGATCACCGACGCGGTGCTGCTCGCCGGTGACGAGGACATGCTGCCCGCCGTCGAGGCCGCGCAGCGCTACGGCGTCCGCGTGCACCTGTGGGGCGTGGAGCCGACGCACGGCTCCAACCAGGCCGAGTGGCTGGTGTGGGAGTCCGACACGGTCGAGGTGCTGCCCGCCGATTTCCTGCGCCCCTACTTCACCAAGGCCAAGGTGCTGCCCGTCCCGGCCCCGGGCACCGCCGCCGCGGCCCGGGACGCCGCCGCCGCGCACCGCACGAGCCCCGTCCCGTCCCCGTCGCAGGTGTTCGCGGGGAAGCCGCCGGTCAAGCAGCCGGCACCGGCGCCGGCCGCCGTCCGCACCGCCGTCCCGGTCGGCGCCGGGCACGCCACGCCCGCGACAGTGGCGGCCTCGATGAACTCCGCCGCGGCCGCCGCGTCCGACGGCAAGCTCGGCCCCGACCGCAACCACATGCTGGAGATCGGCGAGCACGTCGCCCAGAAGTGGATCTTCGAGCGGGGGCGGGACAACATCCGCGACCTGCTGCCCGGCCCGATCCTGCCGCCCGTGATCGACAAGGAGCTGCTGATCGAGGCCGAGAAGGAGCTCGGCGGCTCCCTGCGCCCCTACCAGGAGGCCCGCACCTGGCTGCGGGACGGGTTCTGGGAGCGCGTCTACCGCGAGTTCGGCATCGGCATCGGCAAGTCCGACTGA